A genomic region of Burkholderia contaminans contains the following coding sequences:
- a CDS encoding ribonucleoside-diphosphate reductase subunit alpha yields the protein MKSEQVISKTVVKRNGDAVAFDPSKIRAAVLNNTLDVRGLKGKGALQLSQADRDLVDSVTDTVVERIARKPDGSIPIEDIQDHVELALMRIDHGLARAYIVYREKHKEQRQPTGATCDLTREVVRVDGESTVVGVSTIVALLAPYAVGLDLPPLEEIAEGALKQGYKGMPMHALFSAVKLEVRQRIETHPDASWLAARLMIGDLFQEVAGREIPPADTVAYYRDAFEGYVRKAIDAELLDERLGRFDLARLAEAINPGGDSQFDLLAISTLYDRYLLHIGEVRVELPQWLLMRVAMGLSLNEIEREERAIEFYRVLSSLEFMSSTPTLFNSGTRRPQLSSCYLTTVSDDLEGIYDSLKDNALLSKFAGGLGNDWTNVRALGSHIKGTNGKSQGIVPFLKVVNDTAVAVNQGGKRKGAVCAYLETWHLDIEEFLELRKNTGDDRRRTHDMNTANWIPDLFMKRVEEGGSWTLFSPSDVPDLHDSYGKVFEAKYVAYEAAAARGEIKLHKQLPAVQLWRSMLNTLFETGHPWITFKDPCNIRSPQQHVGVVHSSNLCTEITLNTSETEIAVCNLGSVNLSKHLVVGEGGVAQIDRAKLKKTIRTAMRMLDNVIDLNFYAVEKARNANLKHRPVGLGVVGFHDLLQEMRVPYASDRAVELSSEVQELVSYFAYRSSNELAKERGAYSSFKGSLWDRGILPHESVRMLEEERSVSIGFEITVRLAQEWSDLKEEIRKHGMRNSNCVAIAPTATIANIMVASEQYQPAYQNLYVKSNLSGEFTVVNRRMWRDLREAGLWDPMMVMDLKQFDGSLAKISRIPADLRALYATAFEIDPTWLVECAARRQVWIDQAQSLNQYMEDPSGPKLDKLYRLAWLRGLKSTYYLRTQAATHVEKSTGRFTGQLNAVAIANVLADDEPAGPVCTMRPGDPGFDECEACQ from the coding sequence ATGAAATCGGAACAGGTCATCAGTAAGACCGTCGTCAAGCGGAACGGGGATGCGGTCGCCTTTGATCCGTCGAAGATCCGTGCCGCCGTGCTTAACAACACGCTGGATGTGCGTGGACTGAAGGGGAAAGGGGCGTTGCAACTGTCCCAGGCTGACCGCGATTTGGTCGATTCGGTGACCGATACGGTGGTCGAACGGATCGCACGGAAGCCAGATGGAAGTATCCCTATTGAGGACATTCAAGACCACGTCGAGCTTGCCCTAATGCGGATTGACCACGGACTTGCACGTGCCTATATCGTCTACCGTGAGAAGCATAAAGAGCAGCGACAGCCGACGGGAGCGACCTGCGACCTCACGCGGGAGGTGGTCCGGGTTGACGGTGAATCTACGGTAGTTGGAGTCAGCACCATCGTTGCTTTGCTGGCGCCCTACGCAGTGGGTCTGGACTTACCGCCACTCGAAGAAATAGCTGAGGGAGCCCTGAAGCAGGGGTACAAGGGAATGCCGATGCACGCGCTATTCTCCGCCGTCAAGCTGGAGGTGCGTCAGCGAATCGAAACGCACCCGGACGCATCGTGGCTCGCGGCCCGCCTCATGATCGGTGACCTGTTCCAGGAGGTTGCTGGCAGGGAGATCCCGCCGGCCGACACCGTCGCGTACTACCGAGACGCATTCGAGGGATACGTGCGAAAGGCTATCGACGCTGAGCTTCTCGACGAGCGGCTTGGCCGTTTTGACCTCGCGCGACTGGCCGAAGCGATCAATCCTGGGGGAGACTCACAGTTCGATCTGTTGGCGATCAGCACGCTCTACGACCGATACCTGTTGCACATCGGGGAGGTTCGAGTGGAGCTACCGCAGTGGCTCTTGATGCGAGTGGCGATGGGGTTGTCGCTGAACGAGATTGAGCGCGAGGAGCGAGCGATTGAGTTTTATCGCGTCCTCAGCTCGTTGGAATTCATGTCGTCGACGCCAACACTGTTCAACTCCGGAACCCGCCGACCGCAGTTGTCGTCCTGCTACCTCACAACGGTGTCGGACGATCTCGAAGGCATCTACGATTCGCTCAAGGACAACGCTCTGCTATCGAAATTCGCCGGCGGGCTCGGCAATGACTGGACGAACGTGCGCGCCCTCGGATCGCATATCAAAGGCACGAACGGCAAGTCCCAAGGCATCGTGCCGTTCCTGAAGGTCGTGAACGATACGGCCGTCGCAGTCAATCAGGGCGGGAAGCGAAAGGGTGCTGTCTGCGCATATCTCGAGACATGGCATCTCGACATCGAGGAGTTTCTCGAGTTGCGCAAGAATACGGGCGATGATCGGCGTCGCACGCACGACATGAACACGGCGAACTGGATTCCGGACCTGTTCATGAAGCGCGTGGAAGAGGGTGGTAGCTGGACGCTCTTCTCGCCGTCGGACGTTCCGGACCTTCACGACAGCTACGGCAAGGTCTTCGAGGCGAAGTATGTCGCATACGAGGCGGCCGCCGCGCGGGGCGAGATCAAGTTGCACAAGCAGTTGCCGGCGGTTCAACTGTGGCGCAGCATGCTGAACACGCTCTTCGAGACGGGACATCCCTGGATTACCTTCAAGGACCCGTGCAATATTCGCTCGCCGCAGCAGCACGTGGGTGTCGTGCATTCTTCGAACCTGTGCACGGAAATCACGCTCAACACCAGCGAGACGGAGATCGCGGTCTGCAACCTGGGCAGCGTGAACCTGTCAAAGCATCTGGTGGTAGGCGAGGGCGGCGTCGCGCAGATCGATCGCGCGAAGCTTAAGAAGACGATTCGCACCGCAATGCGAATGCTGGACAACGTAATCGACCTCAACTTCTACGCAGTTGAAAAGGCGAGGAACGCAAACCTGAAGCATCGCCCGGTTGGCCTCGGCGTCGTCGGGTTCCATGACTTGCTGCAGGAAATGCGCGTGCCGTACGCATCCGACCGTGCGGTCGAGCTGTCCAGCGAAGTCCAGGAGCTGGTGTCCTACTTCGCCTACCGCTCGTCCAACGAGCTAGCAAAGGAACGTGGCGCGTACTCGTCGTTCAAGGGGTCTCTGTGGGATCGGGGGATTCTTCCGCACGAATCGGTACGGATGCTCGAGGAAGAGCGCAGTGTGTCCATCGGGTTCGAAATCACGGTTCGCCTCGCTCAAGAGTGGTCTGATCTGAAGGAGGAGATTCGGAAACACGGCATGCGCAACTCGAACTGTGTGGCGATCGCGCCAACGGCCACCATCGCTAACATCATGGTGGCCTCAGAGCAATACCAGCCGGCCTACCAGAACCTCTATGTGAAGTCGAACTTGAGCGGCGAATTCACTGTTGTGAATCGGCGGATGTGGAGGGATCTGAGGGAAGCAGGGCTTTGGGATCCGATGATGGTTATGGACCTGAAGCAGTTCGACGGTTCGTTGGCGAAGATCTCGCGGATTCCGGCGGACCTGCGTGCATTGTACGCGACCGCCTTCGAGATTGACCCGACATGGCTCGTGGAATGTGCGGCCAGGCGGCAAGTCTGGATTGATCAGGCCCAGTCGTTGAACCAGTACATGGAAGATCCGAGTGGTCCGAAACTTGACAAGCTGTATCGTCTTGCATGGCTGCGCGGACTGAAGTCGACCTACTACCTGCGAACGCAGGCAGCGACGCATGTAGAAAAATCGACTGGCCGGTTCACTGGCCAGCTCAATGCCGTTGCAATCGCGAACGTCCTCGCGGACGACGAACCCGCGGGTCCCGTCTGTACGATGCGTCCCGGCGATCCTGGCTTCGACGAGTGCGAAGCGTGCCAGTAG
- the istA gene encoding IS21-like element ISBmu3 family transposase, with amino-acid sequence MPAHRMSMRKLKEVLRLKWACGLSHRQISRAIGISVGAISAYAARASAAGLDWATVEPLADDELEIRLDLPEETAVPTRRVEPDYAAMHRDLRRKGVTLQLLWEEYVEAHPGQRTYRYTQFCQRYKDWAAALKRSMRQQHRAGEKLFADFAGQTVPILGRDGGIAFKAHVFVAVLGASNYTYACATRSEAMPDWIGSLIDALEFYGGVPELLVPDNPKALIAKADRYEPVLGNTTQDFVNHYATAMLPARPRKPQDKAKVEVGVQIVERWILARLRNHRFYSLAELNKAIGKLITDLNRRPFKKLDGNRREWFERLDRPALRPLPTRRYEIATFVKCRVNIDYHVEVDHHYYSVPHSLVRQEVYARVTRHGVEILHRGKRVAAHARSRLRNKHTTLPEHMPAAHRAHMEWTPGRLLNWGASVGPGAEAIVKHLLTNRPHPEMGYRACLGLLSLSRKYGKERLEAACQRALVIGSPTRRSVLSILESGLDRQPMLPIPPAEWHSPDHENVRGPEYYH; translated from the coding sequence ATGCCGGCACATCGGATGAGCATGCGCAAACTGAAGGAAGTACTGCGGCTGAAGTGGGCGTGCGGCCTGTCGCACCGCCAGATCAGCCGCGCGATCGGCATCAGCGTCGGCGCCATCTCGGCATACGCCGCCCGCGCGAGCGCGGCGGGCCTCGACTGGGCTACCGTCGAACCGCTCGCCGACGACGAGCTCGAGATCAGGTTGGACCTGCCGGAGGAAACCGCGGTCCCGACCCGCCGGGTCGAACCGGATTACGCGGCGATGCACCGCGACCTGCGCCGCAAGGGCGTGACGCTGCAACTGCTCTGGGAGGAGTACGTCGAGGCTCACCCAGGCCAACGCACCTATCGCTATACGCAGTTCTGCCAGCGGTACAAGGACTGGGCTGCGGCGCTGAAGCGCTCGATGCGCCAGCAACACCGCGCCGGCGAGAAGCTGTTCGCCGACTTCGCCGGGCAAACTGTGCCGATCCTCGGTCGCGACGGCGGCATCGCGTTCAAGGCTCACGTGTTCGTGGCCGTCCTCGGCGCCTCGAACTACACCTATGCATGTGCGACGCGTTCGGAGGCCATGCCCGACTGGATCGGCAGCCTGATCGACGCGTTGGAATTCTACGGCGGTGTCCCCGAGCTGCTGGTGCCCGACAACCCCAAGGCATTGATCGCCAAGGCGGACCGGTACGAACCGGTGCTGGGCAACACCACGCAGGACTTCGTGAACCACTACGCGACCGCCATGTTGCCGGCGCGGCCGCGCAAGCCGCAGGACAAGGCGAAGGTCGAGGTCGGCGTGCAGATCGTCGAGCGCTGGATCCTCGCACGGCTGCGCAACCACCGCTTCTACAGCCTGGCCGAGCTGAACAAGGCGATCGGCAAGCTGATCACCGACCTGAACCGGCGTCCGTTCAAGAAGCTCGACGGCAACCGCCGCGAATGGTTCGAGCGGCTAGACCGCCCGGCGCTGCGCCCGTTGCCGACACGCCGATACGAGATCGCGACCTTCGTGAAGTGCCGCGTCAACATCGACTACCACGTCGAAGTCGATCACCACTATTACAGCGTCCCGCACAGCCTCGTGCGCCAGGAAGTCTATGCCCGCGTGACGCGCCACGGCGTCGAGATCTTGCACCGCGGCAAGCGCGTTGCCGCCCACGCCCGCAGCCGACTCCGGAACAAGCATACGACGTTGCCTGAGCATATGCCGGCGGCGCACCGCGCCCACATGGAATGGACGCCAGGCCGGTTGTTGAACTGGGGCGCCTCGGTCGGTCCCGGTGCCGAGGCGATCGTCAAACATCTGTTGACCAACCGGCCCCATCCCGAGATGGGGTACCGTGCCTGTCTCGGACTGCTGTCGCTCTCGCGCAAGTACGGCAAGGAACGGCTGGAAGCCGCCTGCCAGCGGGCGCTCGTGATCGGCTCACCGACCCGCCGCTCCGTGCTGTCGATCCTCGAATCCGGCCTGGACCGACAGCCGATGCTCCCGATTCCGCCCGCCGAATGGCATTCGCCCGATCACGAGAACGTGCGCGGGCCCGAGTATTACCACTGA